One window of Oscillibacter hominis genomic DNA carries:
- a CDS encoding helix-turn-helix domain-containing protein has protein sequence MNLRIRDLREDKDWNQTQVAEYLNMSQSGYSKYETGENDVPVSVLCALADFYHTSVDYLLGRTNNPEPYEPIPK, from the coding sequence ATGAATCTGCGGATACGTGACTTGCGTGAAGATAAAGATTGGAACCAAACACAGGTCGCAGAGTATTTGAATATGTCCCAGTCAGGGTATTCCAAATACGAAACAGGAGAAAATGATGTCCCAGTGTCCGTGCTGTGTGCATTGGCTGACTTCTACCATACCAGTGTGGATTATCTGTTGGGCCGCACCAACAATCCGGAACCGTATGAACCCATACCAAAATAA
- a CDS encoding helix-turn-helix domain-containing protein, which translates to MNRWRIRDLREDGDYAQKEIAAYLGIDQRTYSNYEIGKRVMPIEHLDALADFYHTSIDYLVGRTDIEKPYPKGKSHESADT; encoded by the coding sequence ATGAACAGATGGAGAATCCGTGACCTGCGGGAAGATGGCGATTATGCGCAAAAGGAAATTGCCGCATATCTGGGAATTGACCAGAGGACGTACAGTAACTATGAAATTGGGAAACGTGTGATGCCAATTGAACATCTGGATGCATTGGCAGACTTCTACCATACCAGCATCGACTATTTGGTGGGAAGAACAGATATAGAAAAACCTTATCCAAAGGGGAAATCGCATGAATCTGCGGATACGTGA